The region TATTCTTATGGCGAGTACAACTGTGTTCCTGGCGGAGCGGCTCACGATACCGCCGGACGACGAAAAAGTTAGATGCATTTTGCAGGTTCGGTGATGGCTCGGCGCATCGAAATGCAAAAGATAGCAGGAGTTAGGATGGACACTATGAGCACTGGATCGCATGCACGGCCTCAAATGGCATACCTGACGGAGCAACTGAATGAGCTGAAGCAGCGTGGGACATACTTCAAGCTGCGCGTGCTGGAAGACGAGCAGGGCCCAGTGTGCACCTATGACGGAAGACGTGTCATCAACCTCGCCTCCAATAACTACCTGGGGCTGTGTGAGCATCCCAAACTGCGCGAAGCTGCGATTGAGGCGATCCGGAAGTACGGCGTAGGCTCAGGAGCGGTGCGCACGATTGCGGGGACGATGCGTATCCATATGGAACTGGAGGAGAAGATCGCAGCCTTCAAAGGAGTGGAGGCCTGCGTGGTCTTTCAGTCGGGCTTCACGGCAAATGCAGGGACAGTTTCGAGCATCCTGGGGAAGGATGACTTTATCCTCTCCGATGAGCTGAACCATGCGAGCATCATCGACGGGGCGCGGCTGTCGAGGGCGAAGATCAAGGTCTTTCGGCACAAGGATGTGGCGCACTGCGAGGAGTTGCTAAAGGAGGTTCAGAACGAACCGGGTCGCAAGCTGATCATTACCGACGGCGTTTTCTCGATGGACGGCGATATTGGGCCGGTGGACCAGCTTTGCGGTCTGGCCGAGAAGTATGGCGCTCTGATGATGGTCGACGATGCGCATGCTTCCGGTGTGCTGGGAAGGAATGGACGAGGATCCGTCGATCACTTTCACTGCACAGACCGCGTGGATGTACAGGTAGGAACGCTGTCGAAGGCTATTGGTGCGCTGGGGGGCTATGTCTGCGGGTCCAAGGATCTGATTGAGTATCTCTATCACCGGGCGAGGCCTTTCCTTTTTTCCACGTCGCATCCGCCGTCGGTTGCGGCGACGTGCATCGCGGCGTTCGACCTGCTGGAGAATGAGCCGGAGCGTATTGAACGGCTGTGGTCGAATACGCGGTACTTCAAAGAGCAGTTGACGAAGGCGGGATTCGATGTGGGCGGGAGGACGACGCCTGCGAGCGAGACTCCGATTACTCCCATCATTATTGGTGATGGCAGGAAGACAATGGAGTTCTCCCGCGCTCTCTTCGATGCTGGTTTGATGGCGACGGGGATCGCCTTCCCGACCGTGCCGGAGGGCAAGGCGCGTATCCGGACCATCATGACGAGCGAACATACGCGCGAACAGATCGACCAGTCGCTGGAGATTCTGACGACCGTAGCGAAGAGGATGGCGGTCGGCCTGGTTTCTTAACTTCTAGAAGTGAAGCTTCGCAGCCACCTGCACGACGCGAGGATCCGATGTCGTTGCGGTGATGGAACCGAAGTTTGGTGTTCCCACGCTGGATGCGGGCTGCGCGAAGGCGGGCGTGTTGGTGACGTTGAAGACCTCTCCGCGCAGTTCGAGGCTTGCGCGGTCGCCGAACGGGGTGTTCTTCACGAGGCCCAGATCGAGATCGCGATAGGCGGGGCCTCGGGCGGGATCGCGAGAGGCGTTCCCCAGCTTGAACTGCGGCGTAATGGAGAAGGCTTCAGTGTTGATGAAGTGTGTGACGGTGCGCTTGTCTGCGGGGAGATTGGCGGGTCCATGGATGGTGGGCCGCTGGGTTCCGAAGCCGGCGAAGGCGTTGAAGTTTGTGACCTGCGTGACCGCGAAGGGCATGCCACTTTGCAGAGTGATCAGCCCATCGACGTTCCAGCCTCCGAGAAGCCAGGAGGCGATTCCTGTAGAAGCGTACTGGTGATTGCGGCCGAGCGGAATGGCATAGATCGCCGATCCGACGGTGACGTTGGGCATGTCGCCGAGCGATACATCGCGCTCGAGTGAGGGATTGAAGCTGTCCGCGACCGGGTAGTTGGCAACCGGCCCGGTGAGAATGGAGGAGTCGAAGACGGAAGAGGCGTCGTCCATCAGTTTGGAGTGGGTGTAGCTCAGGGTCGCGGTAAGGCCATAGCTGGTGCGTTTCTCAAGCTTCAGCTCGGCGGCGTTGTAGTTGGTTCTGCCGGTGTTGTTGCGGAAGGCTGAGACGGTGAGGAAGCGAGGGTAGGGCTTCATGAGTTGTGCGACTGAGACGGTCCGGCCTCCGATGGAAGATGAGGCTGGAATCTGTCCGTAGAAGGGGTTGTCGGTCGTTTCCGTGAGCGCAGAGCCCGACGCGAGCTGCTCGGCTGTGAGCTGGTTGAGATTGGTGTCGGGGATGCCGACGCGAGTAATGACGGAGCCTGTGTACGCCACTTCGATGGAGAGATCGCGGGTCAGCTCATGCTGGACAGCGAGGTTCCATTGCTGCACGTAGCCGGAGCCGAGCTTGCGGTTGACGGTGAAGACGCCCTGCCCGAGTCCGGCGTTCTCATCGAGCGCGATGGGAGCGATGGAGGGTCCCTGAGAGAGAGCGAAGGCCGGGTGAATGCTGTCCAGCGAGGTCTGCTGGACGGTCTGGAGGAAGGGGAACTGCGGAGTCGTGAAGGGAGTCGTGATGCCTGTCTGCTCGATGAAGATGATTCCGTAGCTGGACCGGACGACGGTCGTGGGCGTGGCCATGTAGCTGAAGCCGAGCCGGGGGCCGAAGTTGCCATAGTGC is a window of Edaphobacter sp. 12200R-103 DNA encoding:
- a CDS encoding glycine C-acetyltransferase, with translation MSTGSHARPQMAYLTEQLNELKQRGTYFKLRVLEDEQGPVCTYDGRRVINLASNNYLGLCEHPKLREAAIEAIRKYGVGSGAVRTIAGTMRIHMELEEKIAAFKGVEACVVFQSGFTANAGTVSSILGKDDFILSDELNHASIIDGARLSRAKIKVFRHKDVAHCEELLKEVQNEPGRKLIITDGVFSMDGDIGPVDQLCGLAEKYGALMMVDDAHASGVLGRNGRGSVDHFHCTDRVDVQVGTLSKAIGALGGYVCGSKDLIEYLYHRARPFLFSTSHPPSVAATCIAAFDLLENEPERIERLWSNTRYFKEQLTKAGFDVGGRTTPASETPITPIIIGDGRKTMEFSRALFDAGLMATGIAFPTVPEGKARIRTIMTSEHTREQIDQSLEILTTVAKRMAVGLVS